The following proteins come from a genomic window of Coffea eugenioides isolate CCC68of unplaced genomic scaffold, Ceug_1.0 ScVebR1_879;HRSCAF=1633, whole genome shotgun sequence:
- the LOC113759038 gene encoding beta-glucosidase 12-like: RKLSGGVNKGRRSIFYNNHASMSSYQNGIKPFVTIFHWDVPQALEDEYHSFLSPLIVDDYLDFVELCFKEFGDRVKHWITMNEPYIFINGGYDGGTLAPGRCSAWLNNDCPAGNSATEPYIVGHRMLLCHAAAVKLYREKYQASQKGEIGITLVSHWMEPYSRSKLDILAKQRALDFMYGWFIHPLIYGDYPASMHKLVKNRLPKFTPEQSKIIKGSFDFLGVNYYTAKYAINIASQNNINVSSSTDPLVNLTSERNGKFLGDPTGVSAFYAYPKGLRDLLEYTKKNYNNPTIYITENGIGDANNSTRIKSIKDFQRVDFYHRHLLAVQEAMKLGVNVKGFFAWSFLDTLEWNSGYTLRFGICYVDYKDGLKRYPKSSALWFKKFLRK, translated from the exons GCGGAAGCTAAGTGGAGGTGTTAACAAAGGAAGGCGTAGCATTTTCTACAACAATCATGCATCAATGAGCTCATATCAAAATG GTATAAAGCCCTTCGTGACAATCTTCCATTGGGACGTTCCCCAAGCACTTGAAGACGAGTACCACAGCTTTTTAAGCCCTCTCATTGT GGATGACTACTTAGATTTTGTAGAGCTGTGTTTCAAGGAATTTGGTGATCGAGTGAAGCATTGGATTACCATGAACGAGCCATATATTTTCATTAATGGAGGTTATGATGGGGGAACTCTGGCTCCCGGTCGCTGCTCTGCTTGGCTAAACAACGATTGCCCAGCAGGAAATTCAGCAACTGAGCCTTATATAGTCGGACACCGAATGCTTCTTTGTCATGCAGCAGCTGTAAAATTATACAGAGAAAAATACCAG GCAAGTCAAAAAGGAGAGATAGGGATTACATTGGTGTCTCACTGGATGGAACCGTACTCTAGAAGCAAGCTTGACATTCTTGCAAAACAAAGAGCTCTTGATTTTATGTATGGATG GTTTATACATCCATTGATATATGGAGATTATCCTGCAAGCATGCATAAACTTGTTAAGAATCGTTTGCCCAAATTTACCCCGGAGCAATCTAAGATAATCAAGGGTTCTTTCGACTTTCTTGGAGTGAATTATTATACAGCAAAATATGCAATTAATATTGCCTCTCAGAATAATATCAACGTTAGCAGCTCTACAGATCCTCTAGTCAACCTCACTT CGGAAAGGAATGGAAAGTTCCTAGGTGATCCG ACTGGAGTCAGTGCCTTCTATGCCTATCCAAAGGGACTTCGAGATCTTCTTGAATACACCAAGAAAAACTACAATAATCCCACAATTTATATCACGGAGAATG GGATTGGTGATGCAAATAATAGCACACGAATAAAAAGTATCAAGGATTTCCAACGAGTTGATTTCTACCATCGCCATCTTTTGGCTGTTCAAGAAGCCATGAA ATTGGGAGTGAATGTAAAGGGTTTCTTTGCTTGGTCATTTCTTGACACTTTAGAATGGAACTCCGGTTATACCTTGAGGTTCGGTATATGCTACGTGGATTACAAAGATGGACTGAAAAGATATCCCAAAAGCTCTGCTCTTTGGTTCAAGAAATTTCTCCGCAAGTAA